The Halovivax ruber XH-70 genome includes the window CGGAGTAGCCGCGACCCCAGAACGGTTTCCCGAGGATGAGTCCGAGCCGCCCTGTCCGGCGATCCCACTCGCAGCTGAGCGTGGTCAGCCCCGCGAGTTTGCCGGCGCTGTCCTCGCCCGCCTTCGGCCGAACGACGTACTCGGCGCCCTCGGTCTCCGCCCAGCGGCGTTCGGCATCGTCAATCATCTCCTGGGCATCCTTCAGCGTCCGATACGGGCTCTGTGGGACGTGTTCGAAGACCTCGTCTACCCCCTCGCCGTAGCCGACTGCGAAGCACTCGTAGAGTTCGCGGACGTCGACCGTTTCGTGGCAGAATCGTTCGAGCCTGAGGCGGTCAGTCGCGACCGTTTCCGGGAACATGGGACATGATGAGAAGAGGACTCATATAATGCTACGCGACCACGCCGCCGACGACCCCGATGTCCGTCGCCACGCCGGCGCATTCTCGTAAGTCGACCAACAGATTCTTCTCGGCACGGGTGTATATTCAGTACGCAATGACAGTACTTTCAACAGAAGACGAAGGTAAGTTCCTGATGGACGTCCGTGGAGAGCAGATCGGCATCGTCACGGCGGTCGATCCGGTCGAGCAGGTCGCCTACGTCGATCCGGAGCCGAGCCTCACGAACGCGTGGATACAGAGCCTCGGCCGCGGCGACGCGGGTGAGGACGACATCGAGATTCCGAGCGAGAACATCGAGACGGTGACCGATTCGGAAGTTCGCGTCGACGCCGACCTCAGTAGCGAGGAGTGACGACGGTTCGAATCCGGTTGCCGGCGTGAACGCCGTCCGTCGGCTAGAAGTTCACCGCGTCCTGGCCTTTCAGGCCGAGGAACTCGCGGGTCTGGGCGGGCGTCGCAATCTCCCGCCCGGCCACCGACTTCGTCAGTTCGACCATCTTCTCGACGAGGTCGGCGTTGCTCGCGGCCAGTTCGCCGCGGCCGCGATAGAGGTTGTCCTCCAGGCCGACGCGAACGTGCCCGCCCATCGAGACGCCCTGTACGCCGAGGGGGAACTCCTGACGGCCGGCGCCGATGACCGAGAAGGAGTACTGGTCGCCGAAGAGTTTCTCCGCGGTTCGATACATGTGGGTCAGTTGCTCGGGATCGGCGCCGATCCCGCCGTGGATGCCCATGACGAACTGGATACGAAGCGGCGGATCGAGGAGACCGCGGTCGAGGAAGTGCTTGGCCGTGTAAAGGTGCCCGACGTCGTAACACTCGAGTTCCGGTTTGGTGCCACACTCGTCGAAGGTCTCGAGGAGGGATTCGATGTCGCCGAACGTGTTCCGGAAGATGAAGTCGCGGCTGTCGTCCAGATAGTCGGGTTCCCACTCGCGCTCGAACTCGTCGTAGGCGTTCAAGAGTGGGTACATCCCGAAGTTCATCGAGCCCATGTTACAGGAGGCGGTCTCGGGTTCGAGTTCGGGCACGGTCGCGATCCGTTCCTCGACGGACATCGCCGCCGACCCGCCGGTCGTCGGCTGGACGATCGCGTCCGTCTCGGCGCGGATTCCGCTCGCGATCTCGCGAAAGAGCGCGGGGTCGCTCGACGGTTCGCCCGTCTCGGGATCCCGGGCGTGGACGTGGATGATACTCGCGCCGGCCTCGGCGGCGGCGATGCCGTCTTCGATGATCTCCGCCGGTGTGACCGGCAAGTTCGGAGACATCGTCGGGACGTGGATCGCCCCGGTCAGTGCAGCCGTGATGATGACGTCGTCGTGGTGTTTCATGTGATGTGGAGTCGGGTCGTGGTGGGTGGTCGGATGGCTGGACAGCGCGATCGATACACCGACTGATCGGCGTCGATCAGCCGTCGCCGTCGACGAAGGCGACCGGGCGGACCCAGCCGCCGCTCGCGTTCTCGATCTTGATGGGGGCCGTGACGAGCGGGATCTCGGTCCGGCGTGGCAGCGCGTCGAGGTTGGCCATCTTCTCGATCTGGCAGTACTCGACGTCGCGACCCGCGAAGTGGGCCGGCCAGAGTTCGGCGTCGTCCTCGGCCTCGGCGTAGCGGGCACCCATCTCGGTGAACGGCTTGTCGAAGCCGTAGGCGTCGGTGCCGATGACGCGGATTCCCTGCTCGACGAGATGTTTCGTCGCGGCAGCGCTCATCCCGGGGAAGTCGGTCAGGTACGCCGGCGTCCCCCAGTGCTCGTCGGCGCCGGTTTCGAGCAGGACGATCTCGCCCGGCGAGAGGTCGTGGTCGATGGCGTCGAGTTGCTCGTCGATCTCGGCGGACGTGATCTCCGTGCCGGCGTCCTTCCAGGTGAAGTCGAGGACGACGGCCAGGCCGCGTGTCCACTCGAGCGGGACCTCGTCGATCGTTCGCGCGGGCTCACCGTCGACGGTTGGACCGTAGTGGGCCGGCGCGTCCATGTGGGTCCCGGTGTGGGTGATCGCGCTCACCTGCTCCCAGCCGAGTCCCATCCCGTCGGGGAAGTCCTCGGCGTAGACGTCGTAGCCCCCATCACGGAGGTTCTCCGCGAGCAGGGAGGCACCCGCCTCGTGATCGAAGTACTCGATGTCGGGCGGCCAGGGCTCGCTCTCGACGTCCGCTTCCAGGCCGATACTCAGGTCGATCGGGTCGTACTGTGTCGGGTCGAACATGCGTGTCGTGTAATCGTGTGTCGTCGGGTGGTCGTGCGTGTGTGGTCGATCGTGTTGTGTCGGGCCGCGTCGCGTGGTAGTGAGGTGGTCGTGCGTGTGTGGTCGATCGTGTTGTGTCGGGCCGCGTCGTGTGTAGTGGGGTGTGCCGTCCGAATCGGCGTAGTTGGGTGCCCTCCGTGCCGTGTGTAGTGGGGTGTGCCGCCCGCGTCTGGTTGCCTCGGGAAGCCTCACATCCCGAGGTACGCTTCACGCACCTCGTCGCTCCGTTTCAGCTCCGTCGCCGGGCCGGAGAGGGTTACCTCGCCGTTGTCGAGGACGTAGGCGCGATCGGCGATGTCGAGCGCGGAGAGTGCCTGCTGGGAGACCAGCAACACCGTCGTACCCGCCTCGTTGATCCGGCCGATCGCGTCGAGGATGTCGGCCGCGAGGTCTGGGGCGAGGCCGAGCGTCGGCTCGTCCAGGAGCAACATGTCGGGGTCGCTCATCAGGCCCCGGCTCATCGAGACCATCTGCTGTTGGCCGCCGGACATCGTCCCGACGCGCTGGTCGAGACGCGATTCCAGATCGGGGAAGATCTCGAACACGCGCTCGCGCAGGCTCGAAACGGTGTCGTCGTCGAGGCCGCGCGGCGTCGCGATCGCGAACGTCTCGGCGATGGTCATCTCCGGGAACAGCTTGCGATCCTCGGGGACGTGGACGAGGCCGCGTTCCCAGGTCTCGTTCGCCGCGAGAGACGTCACGTCTTCCCCGTCGAACCGGATCGCTCCCGAGTCGGGCGTCGACAGCCCGGAGACGTTCTCGAGCAGGGTCGTCTTGCCGGCCCCGTTCGAGCCCAGCAGCGCGACGAGTTCGCCAGGTTCGACCGAGAGCGAGACGTCCCGGAGGACGCGCGCTCGACCGTACGAGAAGTCGACGCCCTCGACGGCGAGCAGCGGCTCGCGAGCGGTCGTCTCACCCATCGAGACCACCCCCGGTTTCGGGCACGTCTTCGTCGGGCGTGGCGTCGCTGTCCGCCCCGGTCCCGACCTCGTCGCGGCCGGAGCCGAGGTAGACGTCGATCACCTGTTCGTCGTGGACGATCTCGTCGGGCACGTCTTCGGCGATGATAGTGCCGTTCGCGAGCACGCCGACGCGGTCACAGACCGTCATCGTCGCCTCCATGACGTGTTCGATCAGCAGGATCGTCACGTCGAGTTCGTCCCGAATTCCGTCAATCAGTTCGATCTGGCGCGCGACGTCCTCGTGGCTGAGCCCGGCGAAGACCTCGTCCAACAGGAGGAGTTTCGGCTCCGTGGCGAGCGCGCGGGCGATCTCGAGTCGCTTCTGCTCTGACATCGTCAGGTCACGGCTCTCCTCGTGGGCGAGATCGGCGAGATCCACGAGGTCGAGCAGTTCCAGCGCTCGGGCCCGGGCCTCGCTCACTCGATCGTAGCCGCCGGCGTAGACGAGGCCGGGCAAGAGGTTGTCCTGGGTCGTCATGCCGGGGTACGGCCGGGTGAGCTGGAAGGTTCGCCCGACGCCGTCGCGGGCGATGTGCTTCGGCGCGCGATCGGTAATGTCGGTGCCGTCGAAGACGATAGTCCCGTTATCGGCACGGAGGAGACCGGAGACGAGGTTGAACAGCGTCGTCTTGCCGGCCCCGTTCGGGCCGATGAGGCCCTGAATCGAGCCTTCTTCGACGGTCATCGAGACGCCTTCGAGGACCCGGAGGCCGCCGAAGGATTTCTCGATATCGCGCAGTTCGAGGAGCGCCATCACCGATCACCTCCCGGTGTCGCGCCGCCGAGTCTATCCGGCAATCGGCTCCGGGCGTGGCGACGGAGCCACGGGACCACGCCGTGGGGCAGATAGAGGATGACCCCGACGAGGACGAGTCCGTACATGATCTGGGCGACCTGGCCGCCGAACTGCAGGACGAGGAACTCGTCGACGACGCGGAGCGCCGCCGCCCCGACGAAGGGGCCGATCCAGTTGCCGGTCCCGCCGAGCAGCGCCATGAGGACGACCAGGATCGACACCCTGACGTCGAACATCGGCGTCGGCGTGACGTAGCCGAGGTACCAGGCGTAGATGCCGCCGGCGAGGCCGGCAAGCGCCGCCGAGAGGACGAACGCACCCACCTTCAGCCGGGTCGTGTCGATCCCCTGCGTGCTGGCGACCGCTTCGTCCTCCCTGATGGCGTAGAGGCCGATGCCGTACTTCGAGCGTTCGACGAGCCGAGCCGCGAGAATCGTCACGCCGAGGACGCCCACCATGAGCAGGTACAGCAGCACCTGGCTATGGGCCGGGTCGTCGAGCGGCGCCGGGAGGAAGACTCCCTGTGAGGCGTCGAGTCCGGGCAAGTTGGTCACGAACGCCTGGATGCCGAGCGCGATGACGAGCGTCACCAGCGCGAAGTACGGCCCTTTCAGCCGCAGGGCCGGGTAGCCGACCACGAGCGCGATGAAGCCAGCGACGGCCGCGCCGATCGGCGCGGTGAGGTAGGGCTCGAGGCCGTACTCGACGAACAGCCAGACGGACGTGTAGCCGCCGACGCCGAGGAACGCGACGTGGCCGAAGCTCTCGTAGCCGGCGTAGCCGCCCAGCACGTTCCAGCCGACGGCCAGCGAGGCGTACATGACCAGTAACATCAGGAACGAGAGGACGTACTGGTCCATCGTCAGGGCAGGCACGAGCGCCAGGAGTCCGACGACGGCGATCGCGAGCCGATCCGACGAGTCGAGTCTCTCTCGTATCATTGCTGGAAGAGTCCCTCCGGTTTGACGACGAGCAGACAGACGAGCAGGACGAAGAGGACGAAGTCGACCCAAGCGAACGGGACGACGAGCGCGCTCAGTTCGTACACCAGACCCGTGAGCAGTCCGGCGACCCCGGCGCCGACGACGCTCCCGACGCCGCCGAGGATGGTGACGATGAAGACGAACACCATCCAGTGGAGGTGCTCGCTGGGGGTGAACGACCAGAACATCGCGGTCGCGACGCCGGCGATCGCCGCCGTCGCGAGTCCGAGACCGAACGTGATCGCACTCACCCGGCGCTCGTCGATGCCCGAGAGGGCCGCCCCCTCAGCGTTCTGTGCGACCGCGAGGACCGCCCGCCCCGTGTACGTGTATTTGAGGAAGACGAACACGATCACGAGCGTGAGTAGCGCGAGGCCGGCTCCGACGAGCCGTCCGGTCGTCACCGGGACGCCGAGGACGTTCACGACGTCTCTGGTGTAGCCGGTCTGGAGTACGCGCGGGTCGGCGCTAAACTGGACGACGAGCAGGTTCTCGACGGCGATCGCCAGACCGAACGAGAGTACCATCGAGGCGAACGCCACCTCGCGGGCCCGATCGGCCAGCGGTCGGAAGAGCAACTCGTAGAGCGCGACGCCGATCACGAAGAACAGCGGCACGATCGCGACGAGTGCGAGAACGGGGTCGATGCCGTAGCTCGCGTGTGCGGTGTAGCCGAGATACGCCCCGAAGATGACGAACGCGCCGTGGGAGACGTGGATGACGTCGAGTGTCCCCCAGGTGAGGCTGAAGCCGACGCTCAGCGTCGCGTAGACCAGCCCGAGCAGGGTTCCGAGGACGATGGCTTCGATGACGGCCATCGTTAGAACTGCTCGTAGTAGGGATAGACGACGTCGTGCGTCGCCACGTCGTCGGGCGCGACGAGTTTCGCGACCCCGTCTCTGACCTGGGTGGCGTACTCGATCGGGTCCGGGAGCCCACGGTCGTCGAAGGCGTACTCGCCGCCGACCGTCTCGACGGAATTGCTCTTGAGCCAGTCGCGGATCGCACCGTTGTCGATTTCACCGGCGCCCTCGACGCCCTGCTGGAGGGTCTGCATCCAGGAGTAGCCGAAGAGGAAGTACTCGGACGTCGTGTCGCGGTCGTACTCCTCCTGGGCGATCTCGTTGAGTCGGTCGATGCCCTCGAACGGCAGATCCGGGTGCATCGACGTGCCGGAGACGACGTAGTCCCCGAGATCGCCGAGTTCGTCCTCCCAGGCCGGCGTGAGGGAGCCGATCCCCTGCAGGACGGCTTTGGGCTCGTAGCCGGTGTCGTGGATCGCCTGGATCGTCGAGACCCCGTCGCCGAAGAAACCGTTCGCGAAGAAGAGGTCGGCCCCGACGTCCGCCGCGCTCGAGACGAGACTCTGGGCGGAATCCAGTGGGAGCGTGTATCGCTCGTCCATCTCGAGCGGAATGCCGAGCCGATCCAGGTTCTTCGTCGTGCTCTCGTAGACCGCTTGCCCGACCGGGTTGTCGACCGTGATCGCTGCCGCCGTCTCCGGCCACTCGCTCTCGGGTTGGCCCTCGAGCCAGTTGAAGAAGCCGTCGTACCACCACTGGCCCATCAGCGGCGGGGCGCCGAAGGCGTACTCGAACCCCTGCTCGAACGAGGACATGTGGCCACCCATCGAGACGTACACCATGTCGTTCTGATCGGCCACCTGCATCTGGCCCGCCGCGGTGCTCCCGGGGTAGCCCCCGAGCAGCAGATCCACGCCCTCGCGGGTGATCAGCCGGTTCAACTGCGAGACGCCTTCGGAGGCCTCTG containing:
- a CDS encoding GNAT family N-acetyltransferase, whose protein sequence is MFPETVATDRLRLERFCHETVDVRELYECFAVGYGEGVDEVFEHVPQSPYRTLKDAQEMIDDAERRWAETEGAEYVVRPKAGEDSAGKLAGLTTLSCEWDRRTGRLGLILGKPFWGRGYSGERAAALMELAFDRLDLELVTAGHNDGNEKSKRAIQRYIEAHGGQYDGVLRNWVPMDDEVADLHRYTVTREQYDAAVDRGPT
- a CDS encoding BKACE family enzyme, whose protein sequence is MKHHDDVIITAALTGAIHVPTMSPNLPVTPAEIIEDGIAAAEAGASIIHVHARDPETGEPSSDPALFREIASGIRAETDAIVQPTTGGSAAMSVEERIATVPELEPETASCNMGSMNFGMYPLLNAYDEFEREWEPDYLDDSRDFIFRNTFGDIESLLETFDECGTKPELECYDVGHLYTAKHFLDRGLLDPPLRIQFVMGIHGGIGADPEQLTHMYRTAEKLFGDQYSFSVIGAGRQEFPLGVQGVSMGGHVRVGLEDNLYRGRGELAASNADLVEKMVELTKSVAGREIATPAQTREFLGLKGQDAVNF
- a CDS encoding cyclase family protein, producing MFDPTQYDPIDLSIGLEADVESEPWPPDIEYFDHEAGASLLAENLRDGGYDVYAEDFPDGMGLGWEQVSAITHTGTHMDAPAHYGPTVDGEPARTIDEVPLEWTRGLAVVLDFTWKDAGTEITSAEIDEQLDAIDHDLSPGEIVLLETGADEHWGTPAYLTDFPGMSAAATKHLVEQGIRVIGTDAYGFDKPFTEMGARYAEAEDDAELWPAHFAGRDVEYCQIEKMANLDALPRRTEIPLVTAPIKIENASGGWVRPVAFVDGDG
- a CDS encoding ABC transporter ATP-binding protein, giving the protein MGETTAREPLLAVEGVDFSYGRARVLRDVSLSVEPGELVALLGSNGAGKTTLLENVSGLSTPDSGAIRFDGEDVTSLAANETWERGLVHVPEDRKLFPEMTIAETFAIATPRGLDDDTVSSLRERVFEIFPDLESRLDQRVGTMSGGQQQMVSMSRGLMSDPDMLLLDEPTLGLAPDLAADILDAIGRINEAGTTVLLVSQQALSALDIADRAYVLDNGEVTLSGPATELKRSDEVREAYLGM
- a CDS encoding ABC transporter ATP-binding protein, with the protein product MALLELRDIEKSFGGLRVLEGVSMTVEEGSIQGLIGPNGAGKTTLFNLVSGLLRADNGTIVFDGTDITDRAPKHIARDGVGRTFQLTRPYPGMTTQDNLLPGLVYAGGYDRVSEARARALELLDLVDLADLAHEESRDLTMSEQKRLEIARALATEPKLLLLDEVFAGLSHEDVARQIELIDGIRDELDVTILLIEHVMEATMTVCDRVGVLANGTIIAEDVPDEIVHDEQVIDVYLGSGRDEVGTGADSDATPDEDVPETGGGLDG
- a CDS encoding branched-chain amino acid ABC transporter permease; translation: MIRERLDSSDRLAIAVVGLLALVPALTMDQYVLSFLMLLVMYASLAVGWNVLGGYAGYESFGHVAFLGVGGYTSVWLFVEYGLEPYLTAPIGAAVAGFIALVVGYPALRLKGPYFALVTLVIALGIQAFVTNLPGLDASQGVFLPAPLDDPAHSQVLLYLLMVGVLGVTILAARLVERSKYGIGLYAIREDEAVASTQGIDTTRLKVGAFVLSAALAGLAGGIYAWYLGYVTPTPMFDVRVSILVVLMALLGGTGNWIGPFVGAAALRVVDEFLVLQFGGQVAQIMYGLVLVGVILYLPHGVVPWLRRHARSRLPDRLGGATPGGDR
- a CDS encoding branched-chain amino acid ABC transporter permease, giving the protein MAVIEAIVLGTLLGLVYATLSVGFSLTWGTLDVIHVSHGAFVIFGAYLGYTAHASYGIDPVLALVAIVPLFFVIGVALYELLFRPLADRAREVAFASMVLSFGLAIAVENLLVVQFSADPRVLQTGYTRDVVNVLGVPVTTGRLVGAGLALLTLVIVFVFLKYTYTGRAVLAVAQNAEGAALSGIDERRVSAITFGLGLATAAIAGVATAMFWSFTPSEHLHWMVFVFIVTILGGVGSVVGAGVAGLLTGLVYELSALVVPFAWVDFVLFVLLVCLLVVKPEGLFQQ
- a CDS encoding ABC transporter substrate-binding protein produces the protein MVSGHNSRDHDTNSRRRFLQASAVGATGAFAGCFDSILGDGGDGDAIVIGGTLPLSGAYADTATYIEDGYRQWASDVNDDGGLLGREVDLVIEDDQSEASEGVSQLNRLITREGVDLLLGGYPGSTAAGQMQVADQNDMVYVSMGGHMSSFEQGFEYAFGAPPLMGQWWYDGFFNWLEGQPESEWPETAAAITVDNPVGQAVYESTTKNLDRLGIPLEMDERYTLPLDSAQSLVSSAADVGADLFFANGFFGDGVSTIQAIHDTGYEPKAVLQGIGSLTPAWEDELGDLGDYVVSGTSMHPDLPFEGIDRLNEIAQEEYDRDTTSEYFLFGYSWMQTLQQGVEGAGEIDNGAIRDWLKSNSVETVGGEYAFDDRGLPDPIEYATQVRDGVAKLVAPDDVATHDVVYPYYEQF